One genomic segment of Streptomyces sp. TLI_146 includes these proteins:
- a CDS encoding RICIN domain-containing protein, translated as MSLWTSLEPASATVDPGSTTQVRLRVRNTGDVVDEYRFEPVGGPAPWTTVEPQTLRLYPGTTGTVELTFAPPRTPDATAGPNPYAVRITPTEHPQAVTVPEGNLTVTPFSEVRAELVPVTVKGRFRGRPRLAVDNLGNTKVTASVSGSDTGEHLTYEIRPAAVQIEPGRAAFVDTALRPRRIIWFGSKEERPFTLAVRRSGAEPTQVQGTYVQRGFLPRWLATSLGLVTALAITFVMLWIAYKPQVRTSATEQTQQAGNTLPPSAAPKPLASPTAAEPPAKQQPPAGGSTGGGGSAPSQKPAGPPPVVPATNILLRNTTTKMCAELPGRDKGQLNGPVQQATCHETGDNQNWDLDVTDPKGGPGGAPLFLIRNVKDQLCMDLPYYGAQPVRTGVTEFTCDGTTADNQLWWIQKQDSGAYWIRNFASNNKCLDVGGYSDGGVGARLTLFDCSNTDDQEWQIIHPAKG; from the coding sequence GCGGCTACGGGTGCGCAACACCGGTGACGTGGTGGACGAATACCGCTTCGAGCCCGTCGGCGGACCCGCGCCCTGGACCACGGTGGAGCCGCAGACCCTGCGCCTCTACCCGGGTACGACCGGGACGGTGGAGCTGACGTTCGCCCCGCCGCGCACCCCTGACGCCACCGCCGGGCCGAACCCGTACGCGGTGCGGATCACCCCGACCGAACACCCACAGGCCGTGACGGTCCCCGAGGGAAACCTCACCGTCACGCCGTTCAGCGAGGTGCGGGCGGAGCTCGTACCGGTGACGGTCAAGGGGAGGTTTCGCGGACGGCCCCGACTCGCGGTCGACAACCTCGGCAACACCAAGGTGACCGCGTCGGTCAGCGGCAGCGACACCGGCGAGCACCTCACGTACGAGATCCGACCGGCCGCCGTGCAGATCGAGCCGGGGCGGGCGGCGTTCGTGGACACGGCGCTCAGGCCCCGGCGGATCATCTGGTTCGGCTCGAAGGAGGAACGGCCGTTCACCCTGGCCGTACGCCGCTCCGGAGCCGAGCCCACCCAGGTGCAGGGCACCTATGTGCAGCGCGGCTTCCTGCCCCGCTGGCTGGCGACCTCCCTCGGCCTCGTCACCGCCCTCGCGATCACCTTCGTGATGCTGTGGATCGCCTACAAACCGCAGGTACGCACCAGCGCCACCGAGCAGACCCAGCAGGCGGGCAACACCCTTCCGCCCAGCGCCGCCCCCAAACCCCTGGCCTCCCCCACTGCCGCCGAGCCGCCCGCGAAACAACAGCCGCCCGCCGGGGGCTCCACGGGCGGTGGCGGCTCGGCACCGTCCCAGAAGCCGGCCGGCCCGCCGCCCGTGGTGCCTGCCACCAACATCCTGCTGCGCAACACCACCACCAAGATGTGCGCCGAACTCCCCGGGCGGGACAAGGGGCAGCTCAACGGCCCGGTCCAGCAGGCGACCTGCCACGAGACCGGTGACAACCAGAACTGGGACCTCGACGTGACGGACCCCAAGGGGGGACCGGGCGGAGCGCCGCTGTTCCTGATCCGCAACGTCAAGGACCAGCTGTGCATGGACCTGCCCTACTACGGGGCCCAGCCCGTCCGCACCGGCGTCACCGAGTTCACCTGCGACGGCACGACCGCCGACAACCAGCTGTGGTGGATCCAGAAGCAGGACAGCGGTGCCTACTGGATCCGTAACTTCGCCAGCAACAACAAGTGCCTGGACGTCGGGGGCTACAGCGACGGCGGTGTCGGCGCCAGGCTGACGCTCTTCGACTGCAGCAACACCGACGACCAGGAGTGGCAGATCATCCACCCCGCGAAGGGCTGA